One segment of Fusobacterium massiliense DNA contains the following:
- a CDS encoding polymorphic toxin type 50 domain-containing protein, with the protein MYTQGKYTGIYVNLKGERSVTTRFTIHYDSKGTSHIIPANPKP; encoded by the coding sequence GTGTATACACAGGGTAAATATACAGGAATATATGTTAACTTAAAAGGTGAAAGAAGCGTAACAACTAGATTTACAATACATTATGATTCAAAAGGGACATCACATATAATTCCAGCGAATCCTAAACCATGA